TCCGCCCCAGACCTCCAGCGACCAGTAGCCGGCCGCATCCAGCTGTGGGCAGATGGGCAGCATGTCCGCGGTACGCATGCGCGTGGCGATCAGCGACTGGTGGCCGTCGCGCAGCACGAGTTCGGTGATGTGGGTCCTGGGCATATTCTGCGTGGTCCTGTTGCTCGTGCCGGGGAATGGGTGCAAGCGCCCGCAGGGCTGTTTCCCGGAACCCGGGGCATGCCTGTTCCCGGGCCGGTCGTCCGAGCGGACGGTCGTCTGTGATATTTGTTTCCCGGAATCTTACTGAAACGGCTACGGCTTCTCCACCGCCGAATGCTCGAGGCGCTGGTTCAGCCCCCGACGCCCGGGATATCCGGAATCGGAGCGGTTGTAGGCAGGGACGCAGGGATGCGGGCGATGGCAGAGGTATCTGGCCCCTGCCATCGCCAGTTCACGCGGTGGTTCACAAAGTCCGCAGGAAGGCGGTGAGCGCCTTCTTCTCATCACCGGTGAGCTGCACACCCGTGACCAGATTGAAGAATTCCACCGTATCCTCCAGGGTCATCAGTCTCCCGTCATGCAGATAAGGGGGGGAATCCTTGATGCCGCGCAGGGTGAAGCTCTTGATCGGCCCTTCGGCAGTGATCCACTGACCATTGATCAGCTTCGCGTCATAAAAGCGCTCGACCTTCAGGTCATGCATTTTGTTGTCGAGATAGAAGGGCGGTTGGTGGCATTCCACACAGCGCGCCTTGCCATGGAACAACTGTTCGCCCTTGATCTCGAGATCCGTCGCCTTGGACTTATCCAGTCGCCCGAAGACGTCGAGCTTCGGAGCCGGCGGGAAGTCGAACAGGTTCTGCATCTGCGCCATCAACGCCACCTGGCTGCTGCGATCGGGCAGATTCACGCCCTTCTTGGCCCCGATCACATGATCGCCGTCAAAATAGGCGGTGCGCTGCTCGAATTCGGTGAAGTCCTCTATCGAACGCAGGGAGCGTTTCGATCCATGGATCTGCTGGTTGAACATGCCGCGCAGACTGACGGTGTCGATGCGGAAGCGGGCGGTCTGCGGGCGGGTATCCGGATTCAGGTGAAAGGTGGCATTGGTGTGGCCGTTGGCATGGCAGTCCAGGCAGGACACGCCCAGACTGGGACGCTTGACCTTGCGGTCCTCGGTCTGGTTGAACTGCTGCTGGGGAAAGGGGGTCAGCAGCAGCCGCAGGCCTTCCATCTGCACCGGAGTGAGGATACCGTGCATGATCTCGTAATAGTTGTCGATGGACAGCAGCTTGCCCTGCGACACATCACCCAATTCCGGCCGCGTGGTGAGAAAGATCGGCGGCGGGAACTCGGGGGTGAGATGATCGGGCAGATCGAAGCGGGTGTCGAAGCGCTCCAGGTTGCGATCTTCCAGTTCGCGGATGCGTTCGATCTGGGCATCGGGAAACACCATGCCGCCGGTTTCGTGCTTGGAATGCGGCAAAGGCAGGAAACCCTTGGGGAACAGCCCCTTCTCGCGGATCTCCGCCGGCGACATGGCGGCGAGATCCTCCCAACTCACCCCCTCGGGGAGCTTGACCCGCGCCCCCTCCTGGACCGGCTTGCGCCCGCCCGACATCATCACATCGGAGGGACGGTCGCTCAAATCATAACGGCGCTCCAGAAGCTTGTTATGCCGCTCTTCATACTTCGGGCGCGCGTCGACGTCGGCTTTCATCATCGCCTCGAAACCTTTGTCGGGAACGACCGGCATATAGGTCTCGGCGATCGGGTCCACGCCCTCGGCAAGCCCCATTTTCTCATGTGGTTCATACCCGGCCCATGCCGGGGCGAGGGTCAGGCTCGCCAGCGCCGCAGCGGAGCCGAACCGACCCATGAATCGCTCCAGTCTCATGATGCACCTCCCTTTGATGGTTGGATGGAACCGCCAATGGTTCCCCGCATCTTAATCCGTTCCAGCGGAATAAAACTGCATGGGTAAGAATAGATAGTGGAGGGGGAGGTGCAAGCTCAGGAGGGAGAAACCGGACAGATGCCTTCGGGTTTCAGCAACCAGGACGGATGCTGTATCACTTCTGTTACAGGACAGTGGCCACAGGCGCGGCGGCAGGATACCGCCTGGTCGGATTCCCTGGCTTGGCAGCAGGCCGCCAACTCGTTGCAGTGACGTTGCCTGAATTCAGAAACCGGCGTGCGCGGCCACGGCCGCGGCGATCACGGCCGCCATTTCGCGGGTGGGACGGTGGACGCTGTAGCGGGTCAGTTCGGGGTGGGCCTCGACGAAGCCGGTGTCGAAGCGTCCGGCGCGGAATTCGGGGGTGCGCAGGATCTCGAGGAAATAGGGGATGGTGGTCTTGACCCCGTAGACCCCGATGTCGTGCAGCGCGCGTTCGGCCCGGTTCAGCAGCCCCTCCCAGTCCCTGGCCCAGACTGTCAGCTTGGCGCACATGGAATCGTAATAGGGCGGGATGTGGTAGCCGGTGTAGATGGCGGCATCCGTACGCACCCCCGGGCCGCCCGGGGCGAAGTAACGGGTGATGCGGCCGAAGCTGGGCAGGAAGTCGTTCTGCGGGTCCTCGGCGTTGATACGGAATTCCATGGCATAGCCGCGGCGCTGGATATCGGCCTGGCCATAGCGCAGCGGCAGACCGGCGGCAACGCGGATCTGCTCCTGCACGATGTCCACCCCGGTGATCTCCTCGGTTACCGTGTGTTCGACCTGCAGCCGGGTGTTCATTTCCATGAAGTAGAAGTTGTCCTCACCCTCGAGCAGGAACTCCACCGTGCCGGCGTTCTGGTAGCCCACCGCGCGGGCCGCCTTCACGGCATACTCGCCGATGCGCTCGCGCTGGGACGGGGTGAGTTGGGGCGAAGGGGCGATCTCGATCAGTTTCTGGTGCCGGCGCTGGATGGAGCAGTCGCGCTCGAACAGGTGGATGACGTTGCCCTGGCCGTCGGCCAGGATCTGCACCTCGATGTGGCGCGGATTCACCACGCACTTCTCCAGAAACACGTCGGCGCTGCCGAAGGCCTTCTGCGCCTCGGACAGCACCCGGTCGTAGTTGCGCCTGAGGGCTTCGGGGCTGTCGCAGCGGCGGATGCCGCGGCCGCCGCCGCCGGAGGTGGCCTTGAGCATCACCGGGTAACCGATCTCGCCGGCCAGTTCCAGGGCGGCCTCCAGACTGTCCAGATTGCCCTCGCTGCCGGGGACCACCGGCACCCCGGCGGCCTGCATGCTGCGCCGCGCCTCGGTCTTGTCGCCCATGCGCCGGATCACGCCGGCGTCCGGGCCGATGAAGCGGATGCCGCGCCGGGCGCAGATCTCGGCCAGTTCGGCGTTTTCCGACAGGAAGCCGTAACCGGGATGCAGGGCGTCGCAGCCGCTGGCGTGGGCAAGGTTCACGATCCGGTGGGCGTTCAGATAGCCGGCCACGGAGTCGGGGCCGATGTTGTAGGCCTCGTCGGCCTTCTTTACATGCAGGGCATGGCGGTCGGCGTCGGTGAAGATGGCGGCCGAGCGGATGCCCAGTTCCCGGCAGGCGCGCACGATGCGCACCGCGATCTCTCCCCGGTTGGCGATGAGTACCTTTTTTATCACGTTGATTTCGCGGGGTCTGTCCTGTGAGTGGAGCTGAACCCGGCATCGGCCGGGCACTGTGTCAGCGACTTCTACGGAAAAGCCCCGGGGCTGTCAATGCCAGAGGCCGCTGCGAAACCGTGTTTCAGTTCGCCTTTTTTGTTTTGACACAGGCGCTTGGAGCCATTATGATGCGCCGCTTATGCAACCGCGCCTGCCGGACTGGATCGACCCGGCGGCCCTGATTCGCCAGGGTCGTATTCTCGAAGGGACGCTGCCCGTAGCGCGTTTCGCGCGGCTGGCCGATCAGTTGCATGACAGCGACGGCGAGATCAGGGTGGAATTGCACTTCGGCCGCTTCGATGCCGGTGTCGAGGGCATCAAGGGGCGTATCACGGGTGAGTTGCACCTGACCTGTCAGCGCTGCCTGGGGCGGATGGACTTTCCGGTGGAGCAGGAGATCAGGCTCGGCCTGGTCGAATCGGAGGCCATGATCGAGCGTCTGCCCGAGGGCTTCGAGCCCCTGCTGGCGACGGAAGACAGGCTGGCCCTGACCGAACTCATCGAGGATGAACTGCTGCTGGCGGTGGCCGATTTTCCCAAGCATGCGGAATCGGAATGCCGGACGCAGGCGACTGATCAGGATTCCGCGGAGCGGGAGATCGCTGACACGGAACATGGCGACAACCCCTTCGCCGCATTGACGGATTTGAAGAAACACTAGGCACTTATTGCAGGAGCGACACCATGGCTGTCCAACAGAATCGCAAGACCCCCTCCAAGCGCGGCATGCGCCGTTCCCATGACGCCCTGAAGGGCAAGGCCCTGTCGATCGAGCCGACCACGGGCGAGACGCATCTGCGTCATCACATCAGCCCCGACGGCTACTATCGCGGCCGCAAGGTCATCGATCGCGACCTCGACTGAAACCGATCGGCCCGACCCCGCGGCGCGCGGCAGCCGGTCGGCTCGCGCGCCGCGCGCGTTTCTGCACCCGGGCCGGGACCCAGCAACGGACAACGACACGCGTGACGGATAGGGTAGTCATCTCGCTGGATGCCATGGGAGGCGACATCGGCCCCGGGGCCGTGGTGCCTGCAGCAGTCCAGGCGCTGTCGTCCAGTCCCGCGCTGGAACTCATCCTGGTCGGCGATCAGACCGTCCTCGAGACCCATCTCCAGGCCCATCGCCAGTTGCTGGAATCCGGCCGGCTGCGCCTCCACCACGCCAGCGAGGTGGTGGGCATGGACGAGTTGCCCTCGCGGGCGCTGCGTTTCAAGAAGGATTCGTCCATGCGCGTGGCCATCAACCTGGTCAAGGACGGCACCGCCCAGGCCGCGGTCAGCGCCGGCAACACCGGCGCGCTCATGGCCACGGCGCGTTACCTGCTCAAGACCCTGCCGGGCATCGACCGGCCCGCCATCCTCACTGCCATTCCCTCGATCCAGGGCCGCACCCTGATGCTGGACCTGGGCGCCAATGTCGACTGCACCGCCGAACACCTGTTCCAGTTCGCCGTCATGGGTTCGGTGCTCGCCCATGCCGTGGAGGGCATCGAGGCGCCGCGCGTCGGCCTGCTCAATATCGGCGAGGAGGAGATCAAGGGCAACGACCAGGTCAAGGAAGCCGCGCGCCTGCTGCATGACAGCTCGCTCAACTACATCGGCTTCGTCGAGGGCGATGCCGTCTATACCGGCGATGTGGATGTAGTGGTCTGCGACGGCTTCATCGGCAATGTGGCGCTCAAGACCAGCGAGGGCGTGGCGAAGATGATCGCCCAGTTCATGCGCGAGGAGTTCAAACGCAATCCGCTGACCCGGCTGGCCGGGCTGGTCGCGCTGCCGGTGCTGCGCGCCTTCCGGCGCCGGGTCGATCCGCGCAACTACAACGGCGCCAGCCTGCTGGGCCTGCGCGGCATTGTGATCAAGAGCCATGGCAGCGCCGATGCCCAGGCCTTTGCCCACGCCATCGAGGTGGCGGTCAAGGAGGTCGACAAGGCGGTCCCCGACCGCATCGACCATCAACTGGAAGCCCAATTGACTGAAAGGCAGGCGGTGTGACCTACGCACGCATCACAGGCACCGGCAGCTATCTGCCCGAGAAGGTGCTGACCAATCACGACCTGGAGCAGATGGTCGAGACCAACGACCAGTGGATCCGGGAACGCACCGGCATCGAGAAGCGTCACATCGCCGCCGACAACCAGACCACCTGCGATCTGGCCGAGCAGGCCGCCCGCCGGGCACTGGAAGCCGCCGGACGCAGCACCGACGACATCGATCTCATCATCGTCGCCACCACCACGCCGGACCGGGTCTTTCCCAGCACCGCCTGCCTGGTGCAGCAGCGCCTGGACATCCACGGCTGCGCGGCCTTCGACGTCCAGGCCGTTTGCACCGGCTTCGTCTACGCCCTGGGCGTGGCCGACAAGTTCATCCGCACCGGGGCGGCGAAATGCGCCCTGGTGATCGGTGCCGAGACGCTGTCACGCATCATCGACTGGACCGACCGCAGCACCTGCGTGCTGTTCGGCGACGGCGCCGGGGCGGTGATCCTCGAGGCGAGCGAAGCGCCGGGGATCCTGTCCACGCATCTGCACGCCGACGGCAACTATGAGAGCCTGCTGACGGTCAACGTGGGCGTCTCCACCCACTTCGATGCCGTGGCAAAGGGCGAGGCCTACATCCATATGAAGGGCAACGAGGTGTTCCGCATGGCCGTGAACACCCTCGGTCGCATCGTCGACGAGACGCTGGAAGCGAATCGGATGACCCAGGCCGACGTCGACTGGCTGATCCCGCACCAGGCCAACATCCGCATCATCAACGCCACCGCGCGCAAACTGAACATGCCGCCGGAACGCGTGGTGGTGACGGTCGACCAGCACGGCAACACCTCGGCCGCCTCGGTGCCGATGGCGCTGGACGTGGCCGTGCGCGACGGCCGCATCCAGCGCGGCGAAACGCTGCTGATGGAGGCCTTCGGCGGCGGCTTCACCTGGGGTTCGGCGCTGCTGAAATTTTGAATTGTGAACCACGTAGGTCGGGTTAGCCCGTAAGGGCGTAACCCGACGACACTCCGGCCGTATTCGTTGGGTTACGGGCTATCGCGCCTGACCCAACCTACAGCTTGTAGGTCGGGTTGGCCCGAAGGGCGTAACCCGACAGACACCAGGCATTGAAGTAAATGGATAACGCATGACTGACTTCGATTACACACTGGCCTACGTCTTCCCCGGCCAGGGCTCGCAGAGCGTGGGCATGCTGGCCGAACTGGCCGCCGCCCATCCCGTGGTGGGAGAGACCTTCGCCGAGGCCTCCGATGTGCTCGGCTATGACCTGTGGCAGCTCAGCCAGGACGGCCCGGCGGAGCAGCTCAACCAGACCGACCGGACCCAGCCGGCCATGCTCGCCGCCGGGGTGGCGGTGTGGCGGGTGCTGGCGCAGGCCACCGACAAGCGCCCGGCCATGCTCGCCGGCCACAGCCTGGGCGAATACAGCGCCCTGGTGTGCGCCGGGGTGCTGGAATTTGCCGCCGCGGTGAAACTGGTCGAGAGCCGTGCCCGGTTCATGCAGGAGGCCGTGCCGGCCGGAGCGGGCGCCATGGCGGCCATCCTCGGCCTGGATGACGATGCCGTGCGCGAGGTCTGCCGGCAGGCCGCCGAGGGTGAGGTGGTCGAACCGGTCAATTTCAACGCCCCCGGCCAGGTGGTCATTGCCGGTGGCGCGGCCGCCGTCGAGCGGGCCGTGACCCAGGCCAAGGCGGCCGGGGCCAGGCGCGCCGTGCCGCTGCCGGTCAGCGTGCCCTCGCACTGCAGCCTGATGCAGCCGGCGGCCGAGGCCCTGTCCGCCGAACTGGCCCGCACCGACCTGCGCCCGCCCAGCATCGACGTCATCCATAACGTCGATGTGCGCGCCCACAGCGATGCCAACGAGATCCGCGAACTGCTCGCCCGCCAGCTGCACAATCCGGTGCGCTGGGTCGAGACCGTCCAGTACATGCAGGCCGAAGGCGTGACCCGGCTGATCGAATGCGGGCCCGGCAAGGTACTGGCCGGACTGAACAAGCGCATCGCGAAGGAAATGACGGCGCTGCCGGTGTACGATCCGACCAGCCTGGAAGCGGCGCTGGAACAGATCTGAGGTATGGCCACGCAAGCATGCAATCCTGTTGTAGGTCGGGTTAGCCCGAAGGGCGTAACCCGACGTATCCGCCGTGAGTGTCGGGTTACGCTGCGCTAACCCGACCTACGGCTTGGGGTGGTCATCACAGCTTTTGAATGCAATGCAGGAACAAGGTGATTTGACATGAGTCTGGACAAACACATCGCCCTGGTCACCGGCGCCAGCCGCGGTATCGGCCAGGCCATCGCCCTGACCCTGGGCCGGCGCGGCGCCACCGTGATCGGCACCGCCACCAGCGACAACGGTGCGGATGCCATCAGCAACACCTTCTCGAGCGAAGGGATCGAAGGCGCCGGCCGGGTGCTGGACGTCACCGACGCCGGCGGCGTCGATGCCCTGGTCAAGTCCATCGCAGACGAGTTCGGCACTCCCACCATTCTGGTCAACAATGCCGGCATCACCCGCGACAACCTGCTCATGCGCATGAAGCCGGAGGAGTGGGACGCGGTGATCGACGCCAATCTCAATTCCGTCTTCCGCCTGTCCCGGGCCTGTCTGCGCGGCATGATGAAGGCCAGACACGGCCGGATCATCAATATCGCCTCGGTGGTCGGTGTGAGCGGCAACCCGGGCCAGGCCAACTATGCCGCGGCCAAGGCCGGCATGATCGGTTTTGCCAAGTCCCTGGCCCGCGAGGTCGGCTCACGCGGCATCACCGTCAATACAGTGGCGCCCGGCTTCATCGACACCGACATGACCCGGGCCCTGCCCGAGGACCAGCGCCAGGCACTGCTGAGCAACATCCCGCTGGCCCGGCTCGGCGCGGTGGAAGACATTGCCAATGCCGTCGCATTTCTCGCCTCCGACGAAGCCGGCTACATCACGGGCGAGACACTGCATGTCAACGGCGGCATGTACATGGCCTGACCGTTTTTATAGAAAGTTTTTGTATTACGCTGTTATCTGGAAAGTTGTATCTTGAACCGGCAGGGCGCTGCGGCGAGGGTCCGCGGGCTGTTCAGACGGGATTTCCGCTGGATTAGCCCCAGGCTTTTCACTACAATACCGCCCGCAGTTTGCTGCCTGAAGTCTCGGAGGAAAGATTCACATGAGCAATATTGAAGAACGGGTTAAGAAGATTGTTGTCGAACAGCTGGGTGTGAAGGAAGATGAAGTCACCACGGGTGCTTCCTTCGTAGACGATCTGGGCGCAGATTCCCTGGATACCGTCGAACTGGTGATGGCCCTGGAAGAGGAATTCGAATGCGAAATCCCCGACGAGGAAGCCGAGAAGATCACCACCGTGCAGCAGGCGATCGACTACATCAACGCCAACCTGGGCTGAGCGCTCAGGCTGCAATTCAGCGCCGCTGCCACCCTGGTGGCTGCGGCCTTTTAGTATTTGCGAATCCCGAAACCCCGCAGGGAATACCCGGAGGCTGAATCCGGCCGAAGGACCATCGGGGTAGACCGATCCCATCTCCAAGAGGCGCTATCTTGTCACGTCGTCGCGTAGTCATCACCGGCCTGGGTGCCATCGCACCCGTCGGCCTGTCCGTGGATGAGGCCTGGGCCAGCATCAAGGCAGGGCAGGGCGGTATCCGCCCCATCACCAGCTTCGACACCTCGGCCTTCTCGGTGCGCTTCGGCGGAACGGTCGAGGGCTTCGAGATCACGGACTACCTGCCGTCCAAGGAAGCCCGCAAGATGGATCCCTTCATCCATTACGGCATGGCGGCAGGCATCCAGGCGATCCGCGACGCCGGTCTGGACGGTGCCTCCGACGAGGAGGGCCGCTTCGGCGTGGCCATCGGCTCGGGCATCGGCGGCCTGTGCACCATCGAGAAGAATCACGCCCTGCTGCTGGAGAGCGGTCCGCGCAAGATCTCGCCCTTTTTCGTACCCAGCAGCATCATCAACATGATTTCGGGCAACCTGTCCATCCTGCACGGCTTCCGCGGCCCCAACATCGCCATGGTCACCGCCTGCACCACCGGCACCCACAACATCGGCCAGGCTGCGCGCTATATCCAGTACGGCGAGGCCGATGTGATGGTCGCCGGCGGTGCCGAGATGGCGAGCACCCCGCTGGGGCTGGGCGGGTTTGCCGCCGCCCGCGCCCTGTCCACCCGCAATGACGATCCGGCCACGGCCAGCCGCCCCTGGGACAAGGACCGCGACGGCTTCGTACTGGGCGACGGCGCCGGGGTGCTGGTACTGGAGGAGCTCGAGCATGCCCGCAGCCGCGGGGCGAAGATCTACGCCGAGCTGATCGGCTACGGCATGAGCGGCGACGCCCATCACATGACCCAACCCGCCGAGGGCGGGGAGGGTGCCGTACGCTGCATGCGCGCCGCGCTCAAGGATGCCGGCATCGAGCCCGCCGCCATCGACTACATCAACGCCCACGGCACCTCCACCCCGGCCGGCGACAAGGCCGAGACCGACGCCATCAAGACCACCTTCGGCGAGCATGCCCACCGACTGGCCGTCAGCTCCACCAAGTCCATGACCGGGCACCTGCTGGGCGCGGCCGGGGGTGTTGAAGCGGTGTTCACCGCGCTGTCGCTGCGCGACCAGATCGCACCGCCCACCATCAACTACAGCACGCCGGATCCGGAGTGCGATCTCGACTATGTACCCAACACCGCGCGCGCGATGCAGATCGATATCGCCCTGTCCAATTCCTTCGGATTCGGCGGAACCAACGGCACCATCGTGATGCGCCGCTTCACCGACTGAGAGTCGGGTCCGCGGGCCGGACGCCATGACGGTTGCGCAATCGCTTTCTTCCGCCACGCTGCCCGCCGGCTTCGACCTGCTGGCGCTGCACGAGGCCTTTCCCGAGCGTTATCCCTTCCTGCTGGAAAGCGCCCTCAGCGGCACGCAGGGGCGCTATGACATCCTGTTCGCCTTTCCGGGCGAGACCCTGACGCTGCAGGCCCCGGGGCAATTGCAGGGCCCGGCCGCCGAATCCGCCAGCGGCTTTCTCCCGGCACTGGATGCCTGGTGGCGGGAAGCGGGCGGCCGCGACGACACGGCCGGTCTGCCCTTCAACGGCGGCTGGTTCCTGTTGCTGGGCTACGAACTGGCCCAGGAGGTCGAGCCGGTACTGCAACTCAGCCGAGCGCCGCACATGCCCTTCATCGCCACCGCCGTGCGCTGCCCGGCGGCGGTGATCGCCGACCGGCGCGACGGCAGCCTCCAGCTGGTAAGCGAATCCGATCCCGGCCTGGTACGGGTGATGCGCGAGGATATCGAACAGGCCGCCGCCCGCCCGCCGCCGGCCGCCGTGCCGCTGACGCTGTCGGGACAGACCGAGGAGGCCCCGCAGCATTATCTCGATGCGGTGGAACGCACTCTCGGCTACATTCGTGACGGCGATGTATTCCAGGTCAACCTGTCGCGTCTGTGGACCGCGGAGCTCGGCCAGCCGGTCACCCCCGCCGCACTCTACCGACGTCTGCGCGACCGCAATCCCGGCCCCTTCAACGGCCTGGCGGTATTCCCCGACTACGCCGTGATCAGCTCCTCGCCGGAACGTCTGGTGGAGGTGCGCGGCCGCCGGGTGAGCACGCGGCCCATCGCCGGCACCCGGCCGCGCGGACAGGGGGAGCAGGACCGTGAACTGTCGGACGAGTTGCTCGGCCACCCCAAGGAACGTGCCGAGCACATCATGCTCATCGATCTGGAACGCAATGACCTGGGGCGGGTCTGCCGGCCCGGCAGCATCGAGGTCGACGAGTTGATGCAGCTGGAGTCCTATGCCCATGTGCATCATATCGTCTCCAACATCCAGGGCGAGCTGCGCCCGGAGATCACGCCGGGCGAGGTGATCCGGGCGGTCTATCCCGGCGGCACCATCACCGGCTGTCCCAAGGTGCGCTGCATGCAGATCATCGCCGAACTCGAGGCCGGGGGGCGCGGCGCCTATACCGGCGCCATGGGTTATCTGAACCGCAATGGCGACATGGACCTGAACATCCTCATCCGTACCATCGAGCAGCGGGACCGCAGGCTGTATTGGCGCGCCGGCGCCGGCATCGTCTCGGATTCCAGGCCACAGCAGGAACTGGAGGAAACCCGCGCCAAGGCCCGCGGCCTGGTGCTGGCGCTGGAAAACACGCCCGAGGACGCGGCATGAGCGGAATCGAGTCGGCCTGGATCAACGGCGAGGCGCAGACGCGGATCGATGTACATGACCGCGGACTGCAGTTCGGCGACGGCCTGTTCGAAACCCTGGCCGTCATCGATGGCCGCATCATGCACTGGGAACGCCACCGGGCACGGCTCATGCGCGGCTGCCAGCGTCTGGGACTGCCCGAACCGCCCCGGGAACAACTCGAGCGGGAGCTGCAGACGGCCGCCGCCGACCAGCCGCGGGCGGTGCTGAAACTGCTGTACACCTGCGGTTGTTCGCTGCGCGGCTATGCCCGCCCGGACGACATCCGAGCGCAGCGTGTCCTGCTGCGCTCGGCCTGGCCGGCGGGGCTGGAAAGGCACAGTCCCGCCGGCCTGCGTATAATCTGGTGCCGGCACCGGCTGGCCAGCCAGCCGCGGCTCGCCGGCATCAAGCATCTCAACCGGCTGGACCAGGTCCTCGCCCGCGCCGAGTGGCAGGACCCGGAGATCAACGAGGGCCTGTTGCGTGACCAGGACGGTCACGTCATCGAGGGTGTTGCCAGCAATCTGTTCCTGGTACGCAACGGCGTGCTCCACACCCCACGGCTGGACAACTGCGGCGTGGCGGGCGTGATGCGCGAGCATCTGATGGCAAGCGCGCGCGCGGCAGGCATCGAAGTAATGGAAAGCTGTATGGACGAGAATGACGTGACCGGCGCGGATGAACTGTTCCTGTGCAACAGCCTGATGGGAATGCGCCCGGTCGCCCGGCTTGCCGGGCAGCGTTATGAAACCGGCCCCGTAACCCGGCGCCTGCTGTCGCTGATGAATCCGGAATCTGCATAACACGCATGGCTGTCAACGCGGGAAAATCCGTTCTCCATCGGCCGCTGGTGCTGATGCTGCTGACGCTCGCGATCGCCGTCGCCGGGGCAATCGGCTGGCTGTATCTGGACTACCAGCGGTTCCTGCGCACGCCGCTGGCACTGGACAGCGAGGGCCGGAACCTGGAGGTCAGGCCGGGCCAGAGCCTGTCCGGCCTGGCCTGGCAGCTGCACGAGGAGGGCCTGCTGGCGCATCCGCGTTATCTCGCCCTGCTGGGACGGATCAGCGGCGAGGCCGGGCGCATCCAGGCCGGGGAGTTCCATATCCCCGCCGGGGCCACACCGGGCCAGCTGCTGCACATACTCACCAGCGGGCGGGTGGTGCAGTATCCGGTTACCCTGATCGCGGGCTGGACCATCCAGCAGCTGCGTGCCCACCTGGCCGAGCAGCCGTTTCTCGACCACACCCTGGATGGCGTTGATGATGCCGAACTGATGCAGCGCCTGGAGCGGCCTGGACAGCACCCCGAGGGCTGGTTTCTGCCCGACACCTACCATTTCCCGCGCGGTACCCGTGATATTGTAGTCCTGCGCCGCGCCCTCCAGGCCATGGAGCGGCACCTGGAGCAGAATTGGGAGCGCCGTCGTCCGGACCTGCCGCTGGATTCGCCCTACGAGGCATTGATTCTGGCCTCGATCGTGGAAAAGGAAACCGGTATCCCCGAGGAACGGGCCCGCATCGCCGGCGTTTTCGTCCGGCGGCTGGAGCGGGGCATGCGGCTGCAGACCGACCCCACGGTGATCTACGGCATGGGCGATGCCTTCGACGGCAACATCCGGCGCCGTGATCTGCGCACCGACACCCCGTACAATACCTATACCCGCGGGGGGCTGCCGCCCACACCCATCGCCCTGCCCAGTGCCGAGGCGGTCACGGCCGTGATGCACCCGGCCGCAGGCGAGGCCTTGTATTTTGTTTCCCGCGGCGATGGCAGTCATGTCTTTTCCGCCACGTTGCAAGAACACAACCGGGCGGTACGCCGCTATCAGCTGAACCGTCCCTGAGCGCCGCCCGAGCTTCAGAGTTGATTGAGAGCATGCAGACCATACTGATCAAGT
This sequence is a window from Thiohalobacter thiocyanaticus. Protein-coding genes within it:
- the mltG gene encoding endolytic transglycosylase MltG; its protein translation is MAVNAGKSVLHRPLVLMLLTLAIAVAGAIGWLYLDYQRFLRTPLALDSEGRNLEVRPGQSLSGLAWQLHEEGLLAHPRYLALLGRISGEAGRIQAGEFHIPAGATPGQLLHILTSGRVVQYPVTLIAGWTIQQLRAHLAEQPFLDHTLDGVDDAELMQRLERPGQHPEGWFLPDTYHFPRGTRDIVVLRRALQAMERHLEQNWERRRPDLPLDSPYEALILASIVEKETGIPEERARIAGVFVRRLERGMRLQTDPTVIYGMGDAFDGNIRRRDLRTDTPYNTYTRGGLPPTPIALPSAEAVTAVMHPAAGEALYFVSRGDGSHVFSATLQEHNRAVRRYQLNRP